The Candidatus Cloacimonas sp. sequence CGATCAAAGAACGCAGTTGTTTACGCTGTTCAAAGTATTTATTGATCATTCTACGCCATTTTTCTTGTTCTGCCTGGCTAACATCCGCAAAACCATAACCCGGTAAATCAGTAAACTGCAAAAAACCCGAACTATCAGTTTCGTCTATCTTATAACGAATAAGAAAGAAATTGAGTAAACGCGTTTTCCCCGGCGTGGAAGATGTCTTGGCAAGGCCTTTATGATTAGTTAACAAATTGATCAATGTGGATTTACCTACATTGCTTCTGCCGGCAAAAGCAAATTCGGGATAAGCGGAAGCGGGATAATCAACCGGTTCTATGGCACTTTTTACAAAGAATGACTCTACAAATCTAATCATTTCTATATATCACACTGCTGCGTTCTGATTCGCATATTTCAACTTCATAGATACTTACGGATTTATCTTGCAGAGCTTTTGCCATACTTTCATAGATATAGATAGCCAAGTTTTCGGAAGTGGGATTCTTGCCTTTTAGTGTTTCCACTTCATTTAAACAGCAATGATCGAGCTCTTTTACAATTTGGGAGAGGATTTTCTTCAGAAAACTAAAGTCAATGGACATTCCGATCTTGTCCTGATTTTCTGTCCGAACACAAACCCGCACTTTAAAATTGTGCCCATGCATATTGCTGCAAGGACCTTTATAACCATTAAGACGATGCGCTGCGGAAAAACTATCTGTTACGCTTAAGTAAAACATTTTTGCTCCCCTAAATCACTAAAAGTATTTCTTGTGAATAAAGATCAATACCAGCACAATAGAAATTAACAGCGCTACGCTCATTATTAAAGTAAAAGCATAGCCACTGTCCTGAAATGGCAAGGGAACATTCATTCCATATATGCTTACAATAAGTGTAGGGACAGAAATAATAATGGTTATGGAAGTTAAAAACTTCATCACCACATTCAAGTTATTAGAAATAATGGAAGCAAAGGCATCCATCATTCCGCTTAAAATGCTGCTGTAAATATTTGCCATTTCTATCGCCTGTTTATTTTCTATGATTACATCTTCGATCAAATCTTCCGCATCAGGATCGTTTAGCAACCAGCGGGTTCTTTGTAAACGCTCCAAAATAATCTCGTTGGATTTTAACGAAGTATTGAAATAAACGAGGGATTTTTCCATTCGTAACAGACGAATAAGTTCTTTATTCCGCATTGATTGATGCAGTTCATCTTCGATCTGATTATTGCGCCGGTTTATTTCTTTCAAAAACTTCAAGAAATAGATAGCCGTGCGTAGGTTGATATTGAGCAAGAAACTCTGCTGAGTAATATTGAAAGGCCTATGCTTTCCTTCCAGATATTGAGTGAGGATTTCATTCTCGTAAAAAGCAACGGTTATCAATTTATCTTCCGTAGAAATTATACCCAAAGGAGCGGTAGCAAAAGAGACCTTAGCCGACCTGTGTTTATAATAAATGGGCACTCGCAAAATAGTTAACAGAGCTCCTTCATCCCATTCTACCCGGGCATTTTCATCCGCATCTTGAAGATCGGTGATAAAATCATCTTCCAAATTGAACTTCTTTACGATATGCTCAATTTCTTCCGGCGAGGGGTTCTCTAAATGTATCCAAAATGCTTCATCCATTGTTAATGCCTGAACAAAACGCTGCTCACTTACTTTAAAAATGTGAACCATAAGAACCTCCTTTCCATATCTATTTCATTCTGCCATTTTTTTTTATTGGGTTTTTGTGGCAAGAAAAAAGTCCAAAATGAAAAAAATTTAACATAAAGAAAACACGGCAACCATAACGGGTGACAAATTCAATTTTGTCACCCCCTAAT is a genomic window containing:
- a CDS encoding magnesium transporter CorA family protein yields the protein MVHIFKVSEQRFVQALTMDEAFWIHLENPSPEEIEHIVKKFNLEDDFITDLQDADENARVEWDEGALLTILRVPIYYKHRSAKVSFATAPLGIISTEDKLITVAFYENEILTQYLEGKHRPFNITQQSFLLNINLRTAIYFLKFLKEINRRNNQIEDELHQSMRNKELIRLLRMEKSLVYFNTSLKSNEIILERLQRTRWLLNDPDAEDLIEDVIIENKQAIEMANIYSSILSGMMDAFASIISNNLNVVMKFLTSITIIISVPTLIVSIYGMNVPLPFQDSGYAFTLIMSVALLISIVLVLIFIHKKYF
- the queD gene encoding 6-carboxytetrahydropterin synthase QueD — protein: MFYLSVTDSFSAAHRLNGYKGPCSNMHGHNFKVRVCVRTENQDKIGMSIDFSFLKKILSQIVKELDHCCLNEVETLKGKNPTSENLAIYIYESMAKALQDKSVSIYEVEICESERSSVIYRND
- the yihA gene encoding ribosome biogenesis GTP-binding protein YihA/YsxC is translated as MIRFVESFFVKSAIEPVDYPASAYPEFAFAGRSNVGKSTLINLLTNHKGLAKTSSTPGKTRLLNFFLIRYKIDETDSSGFLQFTDLPGYGFADVSQAEQEKWRRMINKYFEQRKQLRSLIVLTDIRHPADSKDIMLLEMLRLRNIDHCIVATKADKIPKTKIAKTVKDLAKGLGLKEEPIFPVSALQNTGLEPLYNWIQGKLN